The Thalassotalea piscium sequence CAAGAAATTGCCACTTATGCACCCAATTACAGCCGTTTACTTGCTGAGCTTATCCAACTATTACATCAAGTTGCAATGTATCAAGTCATTAACAGCCATTTTGACCTGCCGCCAGAGCAAGCAGAGCTATTAATTAAATTTTCACAAGCAATGTCACCAGATGATGTTCAACTTTATTACCAAATTGCGCTAACAGGGCGTAAAGACATGCCTTACGCTGCTGATGAACGCTCTGCTTTTGAAATGGTGCTATTAAGATTATTAGCATTTAAACCCCAAGTAGAGGTTTCACAACAGAGTGCTACAGTAAAACCATCATCAGAGGTTAATTTTGATGAAAGTGCGTTACCTTTAACTTCAATAAATCAACCTGTAGAAGCCCCTGTTGAATATCAAGAGCAGTCATCACAGCAGCAACTTACCACCGAGATGCTTTCAATTGAACAAGCAGCTCAAGATCTGCATGTTTTACCATATAACGCAAATAGTTCATCATTGCCTCATAAGGCGGTTGAATTAGCAGTTCCGAGCAAGACTGAGCCGTTAATTGATGATGAAACGTTACCCATTGCACCTTATAGCGATGCAGGGGATCAAGAACAACAGCCCAATAATAGTCTACCGCTTGATGACGATAGTCTTAATTCGACAACAGAAGGCGAGCTTAACCCCGTTAGTTATGACATTGTTAATCAAGCACAATCTTATAATAGTGAATCAGCTGCATCTGAGTCAGCGTCAGACATTAATGCAACTGATACCATTAGCACTGAACCTGAAAATTTAGCAACAGCACCAGAAGCTTTAATGCAGTCTCCAGTACAGTCAGTTTTAGCCACTCGTAATATGTTAAGAAGTCGAAAGAAAGCGTTGGAGAACGAAGGAAAAAAGTCTGATGGCGCCGATGAGCGTCAATTAGCGTCTAACGCTAGCAATGAATCAGTAAAAGAAAAGCCCGCACATGTTCCAGAGCTTGAAGCATTACCTGAGCAAGGTTTCACCCCTGAGGTTATAAACCCTGCTGAAATTAAATTTGCTAATCAAGTAGATCGCTGGGCAAATATGATCGATACCATGGAACTTGGTGGTAGATTAAGAGTATTAGCGGGTAACTCTACTATTTGTGAGTCATCTACTAATGATAGATGGGTTTTTAAGCTTAATCAGTCGGTTAAACATTTAAAGAGTGAAACCGCGCATCAACAATTAGAAGAAAACTTATCGTCATTATTAAATCAAAAAATATCGATTGTACTTGAATTGGTCGAATCGACTAAAGACGATCCATTTCAGATCCAAAGTCAGATTAATGACAAGCGACTGGAATATGCAAAAGAATTGATAAGTAACGACGAGGTTGTTAAAGCAATGAAAAACACATTCCAAGCAATAGTTTCAGAAGATACTATTGCAGCGCGATAATGATTAGTTGCACAGAGAGTTAATGGTTACTTGAAATTTTTTGATATAAACACTATTGTTCCCACATTAGAATTTTGGAGTTAAAAACTATGATGAAAGGTGGCATGGGCAACTTAATGAAGCAAGCCCAACAAATGCAAGCAAAAATGGCAAAAGCTCAAGAAGAAATTGCCAAAATGGAAGTTACAGGCGAAGCAGGTGCAGGCATGGTTAAAGTAACCATGACAGGTAACCACAATGTGCGTCGTGTTGAGATAGATGATAGCTTAATGGAAGACGACAAAGAAATGGTAGAAGACTTAGTTGCTGCAGCATTTAATGATGCAGTACGTCGTGTAGAAGAGCAAAATAAAGAAAAAATGGGCGCTTTAACAGGTGGTATGCAAATGCCCCCAGGGATGAAAATGCCGTTTTAACTCGTAAGTGTATGAAAAAGCCGACTTTAAGTCGGCTTTTTAGTTTTCTAAACTCAGGCTAATTGTAGGTCGTGCATTTATGCCGACAAAGGTGTTATTTTCAATTAGATTGGCGTTGATATTGATGGCTTATCGGTAATTGCTCTGGCATTAGCCTACTTCCGCCATCTTTGATGGGCTAAAGCCCAACCTACAAAGGACTATATTTGTAAGTCGTGCATTTATGCCGACAAAGGTGTTATTTTCAATTAGATTGGCGTTGATATTGATGGCTTATCGGTAATTGCTCTGGCATTAGCCTACTTCCGCCATCTTTGATGGGCTAAAGCCCAACCTACAAAGGACTATATTTGTAGGTCGTGCATTTATGCCGACAAAGGTGTTATTTTCAATTGGATTGGCGTTGATATTGATAGCCTTATCGGTAATTGCTCTGGCATTAGCCTACTTCGGCCATCTTTGATGGGCTAAAGCCCAACCTACAAAGGACTATATTTGTAAGTTGTGCATTTATGCCGACAAAGGTGTTATTTTCAATTGGATTGGCGTTGATATTGATAGCCTTATCGGTAATTGCTCTGGCATTAGCCTACTTCCGCCATCTTTGATGGGCTAAAGCCCAACCTACAAAGGACTATATTTGTAGGTCGTGCATTTATGCCGACAAAGGTGTTATTTTCAATTAGATTGGCGTTGATATTGATGGCTTATCGGTAATTGCTCTGGCATTAGCCTACTTCCGCCATCTTTGATGGGCTAAAGCCCAACCTACAAAGGACTATATTTGTAAGTCGTGCATTTATGTCGTCAGAGCTGCTTAATTTTAAAAAATCAACTGTCACATTGGCTCTTTTTATTGCTAATTACTGGTAAACCGTAATCTTTCCACTTGATAATACCACCCCTCATACTCGCTGCTTGTGTAATATCTGAATCGCTTAATATGCTAACTGCCAATGCCGACCGTCTTCCAGAACGACACAAAATTACAATAGGTTTATTAATGGGTAGCGCGTTTAATTTTTCACTGAGTTCACCTAAAGGGATGACTACTACGCCATCAATACTCACTTCAATAATTTCATCATGTTCTCTTACATCCAATAATGTAACTTTTGTTTGATTTTCGGCAACCCAAAGCGGTGAAACCTCATATACACCTGAATAGGTGAGCTCAACAGGCGCCCAAGTTGGTTGTTCAGGTAAGTACGACACTTCGCCACATGTTAAATTGGCTGGTAATGCAATATCAATAAACTTGGGGTGTTCTAGTAACATATTGTTCATATAACCAACAAAGTCTTGTTTGTTTGCGTTTCCTCCAATACGTGCATTGTATTGCTTTTCTTCAGCTACTGATGACGCGCACCGACCAGAATAGTCATGGGCAGGGTATATGGCGTAATTATCTGGTAATGTAAATATTTGCTGTGTAATTGAATCAAATAATTGTGCAGCATTTCCTTGTTGGAAATCGCTACGGCCACACCCTCTAATTAATAACGCATCACCGGTAAAAGCCAGTTTATGGCTATGACTAACTAATGTAATGCATCCATTTGTATGACCTGGTGTTGTTCTCACTTCAAGTGCTTCTTCTCCGAAGCATAAGGTATCACTATGTGCTAATGCTATATCTGTATTTTTAGCTTCTATTGCCTTTGCACAAGCTATTTTACTGCCAACTTTTTGCTTTATCAGCCATGCGCCGGTGACATGATCGGCATGACAATGTGTATCAATTGTATATTTTAACGTTAAGCCGAGCTCATTAATTAAGGCTAAGTCTCTATTGACTTGTTCGAGTACGGGATCAATCAATATCGCATCTTTACTTTTTCTATCGGCTAAAAGATAAGAGAAAGTGGAAGATTTTTGATCAAATAATTGCCTGAAAATCATAAGTTTGCCTTCGATAATAAGTAGCATACTAAGGTATAGAATATCCAAGTATAAGTTATACTCATTTAAATTAAAGCGCTTAGTTAGTTTGTAAGTAAGTTAAGGCTATTTTTTACTTTAACTTTGTTAATTTGATCGGTTTTTATTTCTATTAGTAGCTCTCGTATGTTTCATCTTTTAAGGGCCTGCGGTACTATAGTGATTTACTTTAAGTTTGTTAAAAGGCTGTTGTGCATGTCTCATACTTCGTTACCATTTCAAGCATTAAATATTGCGGTATTAACCGTTTCAGACACACGTGATGAATCAACCGATACTTCGGGGGGGTATTTAGTAAGTGCCCTACAAGAGTCAGGACATCAACTCACTGATAAAGAGATCGTTAAAGACGATATATATCAAATGCGCGCTGTTATATCGCAGTGGATTGCAAGTGAAACAATTCAAGTTATTTTAGTTACCGGTGGAACAGGGTTTACTGAAAGAGATTCTACTCCAGAAGCGTTAACACCATTATTTGATAAAACGGTTGAGGGCTTTGGTGAGTTATTTAGGCAGTTATCTTACAGTGAAATATCAGCCTCTACTATTCAATCTCGTGCTATTGCTGGCCTTGCAAATGGCACTGTAATATTTTGTATGCCGGGTTCTACAGGTGCTTGTAAAACAGCATGGCAAAAAATAATTCAATCGCAACTAGACGCAAGCCATAAGCCTTGTAACTTTGTTCCTCATTTATCAGTACCGTCAGCTAATAGCTGTGCTACAAGAGGGTAAGCTATGCTAACGCACGTAAAT is a genomic window containing:
- a CDS encoding MBL fold metallo-hydrolase, translating into MIFRQLFDQKSSTFSYLLADRKSKDAILIDPVLEQVNRDLALINELGLTLKYTIDTHCHADHVTGAWLIKQKVGSKIACAKAIEAKNTDIALAHSDTLCFGEEALEVRTTPGHTNGCITLVSHSHKLAFTGDALLIRGCGRSDFQQGNAAQLFDSITQQIFTLPDNYAIYPAHDYSGRCASSVAEEKQYNARIGGNANKQDFVGYMNNMLLEHPKFIDIALPANLTCGEVSYLPEQPTWAPVELTYSGVYEVSPLWVAENQTKVTLLDVREHDEIIEVSIDGVVVIPLGELSEKLNALPINKPIVILCRSGRRSALAVSILSDSDITQAASMRGGIIKWKDYGLPVISNKKSQCDS
- the moaB gene encoding molybdenum cofactor biosynthesis protein B, with translation MSHTSLPFQALNIAVLTVSDTRDESTDTSGGYLVSALQESGHQLTDKEIVKDDIYQMRAVISQWIASETIQVILVTGGTGFTERDSTPEALTPLFDKTVEGFGELFRQLSYSEISASTIQSRAIAGLANGTVIFCMPGSTGACKTAWQKIIQSQLDASHKPCNFVPHLSVPSANSCATRG
- the dnaX gene encoding DNA polymerase III subunit gamma/tau, coding for MSYQVLARKWRPRNFQELMGQEHVVTVLSNALSQNRLHHAYLFTGTRGVGKTTIARIFAKSLNCLEGVSASPCGKCDICQDIDQGRFVDLLEIDAASRTKVDDTREILDNVQYSPTRGRYKVYLIDEVHMLSRSSFNALLKTLEEPPEHVKFILATTDPQKLPITVLSRCLQFHLKALMVEQINNHLNTILAAEQITYEPAAILLLAKAAKGSIRDSLSLTDQAIAQGQGHITLANVRQMLGGVDDNWVFKILIHLIKNDSQSLMALSQEIATYAPNYSRLLAELIQLLHQVAMYQVINSHFDLPPEQAELLIKFSQAMSPDDVQLYYQIALTGRKDMPYAADERSAFEMVLLRLLAFKPQVEVSQQSATVKPSSEVNFDESALPLTSINQPVEAPVEYQEQSSQQQLTTEMLSIEQAAQDLHVLPYNANSSSLPHKAVELAVPSKTEPLIDDETLPIAPYSDAGDQEQQPNNSLPLDDDSLNSTTEGELNPVSYDIVNQAQSYNSESAASESASDINATDTISTEPENLATAPEALMQSPVQSVLATRNMLRSRKKALENEGKKSDGADERQLASNASNESVKEKPAHVPELEALPEQGFTPEVINPAEIKFANQVDRWANMIDTMELGGRLRVLAGNSTICESSTNDRWVFKLNQSVKHLKSETAHQQLEENLSSLLNQKISIVLELVESTKDDPFQIQSQINDKRLEYAKELISNDEVVKAMKNTFQAIVSEDTIAAR
- a CDS encoding YbaB/EbfC family nucleoid-associated protein → MMKGGMGNLMKQAQQMQAKMAKAQEEIAKMEVTGEAGAGMVKVTMTGNHNVRRVEIDDSLMEDDKEMVEDLVAAAFNDAVRRVEEQNKEKMGALTGGMQMPPGMKMPF